One Saimiri boliviensis isolate mSaiBol1 chromosome 17, mSaiBol1.pri, whole genome shotgun sequence genomic window carries:
- the CHD3 gene encoding chromodomain-helicase-DNA-binding protein 3 isoform X13: MMEADIVILWARSKNYQLKVSFPPGPCRGDRMPDKDDIRLLPSALGVKKRKRGPKKQKENKPGKPRKRKKRDSEEEFGSERDEYREKSESGGSEYGTGPGRKRRRKHREKKEKKTKRRKKGEGDGGQKQVEQKSSATLLLTWGLEDVEHVFSEEDYHTLTNYKAFSQFMRPLIAKKNPKIPMSKMMTILGAKWREFSANNPFKGSAAAVAAAAAAAAAAVAEQVSAAVSSATPIAPSGPPALPPPPAADIQPPPIRRAKTKEGKGPGHKRRSKSPRVPDGRKKLRGKKMAPLKIKLGLLGGKRKKGGSYVFQSDEGPEPEAEESDLDSGSVHSASGRPDGPVRTKKLKRGRPGRKKKKVLGCPAVAGEEEVDGYETDHQDYCEVCQQGGEIILCDTCPRAYHLVCLDPELDRAPEGKWSCPHCEKEGVQWEAKEEEEEYEEEGEEEGEKEEEDDHMEYCRVCKDGGELLCCDACISSYHIHCLNPPLPDIPNGEWLCPRCTCPVLKGRVQKILHWRWGEPPVAVPAPQQADGNPDVPPPRPLQGRSEREFFVKWVGLSYWHCSWAKELQLEIFHLVMYRNYQRKNDMDEPPPLDYGSGEDDGKSDKRKVKDPHYAEMEEKYYRFGIKPEWMTVHRIINHSVDKKGNYHYLVKWRDLPYDQSTWEEDEMNIPEYEEHKQSYWRHRELIMGEDPAQPRKYKKKKKELQGDGPPSSPTNDPTVKYETQPRFITATGGTLHMYQLEGLNWLRFSWAQGTDTILADEMGLGKTIQTIVFLYSLYKEGHTKGPFLVSAPLSTIINWEREFQMWAPKFYVVTYTGDKDSRAIIRENEFSFEDNAIKGGKKAFKMKREAQVKFHVLLTSYELITIDQAALGSIRWACLVVDEAHRLKNNQSKFFRVLNGYKIDHKLLLTGTPLQNNLEELFHLLNFLTPERFNNLEGFLEEFADISKEDQIKKLHDLLGPHMLRRLKADVFKNMPAKTELIVRVELSPMQKKYYKYILTRNFEALNSRGGGNQVSLLNIMMDLKKCCNHPYLFPVAAMESPKLPSGAYEGGALIKSSGKLMLLQKMLRKLKEQGHRVLIFSQMTKMLDLLEDFLDYEGYKYERIDGGITGALRQEAIDRFNAPGAQQFCFLLSTRAGGLGINLATADTVIIFDSDWNPHNDIQAFSRAHRIGQANKVMIYRFVTRASVEERITQVAKRKMMLTHLVVRPGLGSKAGSMSKQELDDILKFGTEELFKDENEGENKEEDSSVIHYDNEAIARLLDRNQDATEDTDVQNMNEYLSSFKVAQYVVREEDKIEEIEREIIKQEENVDPDYWEKLLRHHYEQQQEDLARNLGKGKRVRKQVNYNDAAQEDQDNQSEYSVGSEEEDEDFDERPEGRRQSKRQLRNEKDKPLPPLLARVGGNIEVLGFNTRQRKAFLNAVMRWGMPPQDAFTTQWLVRDLRGKTEKEFKAYVSLFMRHLCEPGADGSETFADGVPREGLSRQQVLTRIGVMSLVKKKVQEFEHINGRWSMPELMPDPSADSKRSSRASSPTKTSPTTPEASATNSPCTSKPATPAPSEKGEGIRIPLEKEEVESQEEKPEKNSKIGEKMETEADAPSPAPSLGERLEPRKIPLEDEVPGVPGEMEPEPGYRGDREKSEDVKGDRELRPGPRDEPRSNGRREEKTEKPRFMFNIADGGFTELHTLWQNEERAAISSGKLNEIWHRRHDYWLLAGIVLHGYARWQDIQNDAQFAIINEPFKTEANKGNFLEMKNKFLARRFKLLEQALVIEEQLRRAAYLNLSQEPAHPAMALHARFAEAECLAESHQHLSKESLAGNKPANAVLHKVLNQLEELLSDMKADVTRLPATLSRIPPIAARLQMSERSILSRLASKGTEPHPTPAFPPGPYATPPGYGAAFSAAPVGALAAAGANYSQMPAGSFITAATNGPPVLVKKEKEMVGALVSDGLDRKEPRAGEVICIDD, translated from the exons ATAAAGATGACATTCGGCTGCTGCCTTCAGCATTGGGTGTGAAGAAGAGAAAACGAGGACCCAAGAAGCAGAAGGAGAACAAGCCAGGGAAACCCCGAAAACGCAAGAAGCGT gaCAGTGAGGAGGAATTCGGTTCTGAGCGAGATGAGTACCGGGAGAAGTCAGAGAGTGGGGGCAGTGAATATGGAACCGGACCGGGTCGGAAACGAAGAAGGAAGCAccgagaaaaaaaggagaagaagacaAAGCGGCGGAAAAAGGGGGAGGGAGATGGGGGGCAAAAG CAGGTGGAGCAGAAGTCGTCAGCAACTCTGCTCCTGACGTGGGGCCTGGAGGACGTGGAACATGTGTTCTCTGAGGAGGATTACCACACACTCACCAACTACAAAGCCTTTAGCCAGTTCATGAG GCCCCTAATTGCTAAGAAGAATCCTAAGATCCCAATGTCTAAGATGATGACCATCCTTGGGGCCAAATGGAGAGAATTCAGCGCGAACAACCCCTTCAAGGGGTCAGCAGCTGCtgtggcggcagcagcagcagcagcagcagcagctgtagCTGAGCAGGTGTCAGCTGCTGTCTCATCGGCCACCCCCATAGCACCCTCCGGACCCCCCGCCCTTCCACCACCCCCTGCTGCTGATATCCAGCCCCCACCCATCCGAAGAGCCAAAACCAAAGAGGGCAAAG GTCCAGGCCACAAGAGGCGGAGTAAGAGCCCCCGAGTGCCTGATGGACGCAAGAAGCTTCGGGGAAAGAAGATGGCACCACTCAAAATAAAACTAGGACTGCTGGGTGgcaagaggaagaagggaggctCG TATGTTTTTCAGAGTGACGAAGGTCCTGAACCAGAAGCTGAGGAGTCAGACCTGGACAGTGGCAGTGTCCACAGTGCCTCAGGCCGGCCTGATGGCCCTGTCCGCACCAAGAAACTAAAGAGAGGCCGgccaggaaggaagaagaagaagg TCCTGGGCTGTCCTGCAGTGGccggggaggaggaggttgaTGGCTACGAGACAGATCACCAGGATTACTGTGAGGTGTGCCAGCAGGGTGGGGAAATTATTCTGTGCGACACCTGCCCTCGTGCCTACCACCTCGTCTGCCTTGATCCTGAACTTGACCGGGCTCCTGAGGGCAAATGGAGCTGCCCTCACTGT GAGAAGGAGGGGGTccagtgggaggccaaggaggaagaggaagaatacgaagaggagggagaggaggaaggggagaaggaggaggaggacgatcACATGGAGTACTGCCGTGTGTGCAAGGATGGCGGGGAGCTCCTGTGCTGTGACGCGTGCATCTCCTCCTACCACATTCATTGTCTAAATCCTCCCCTGCCTGACATTCCCAATGGGGAATGGCTGTGTCCCCGATGCACA TGCCCCGTGCTGAAGGGCCGAGTGCAGAAGATCCTGCATTGGCGGTGGGGGGAGCCACCTGTAGCAGTGCCAGCCCCTCAACAGGCAGATGGAAATCCAGATGTCCCACCACCCCGTCCTCTTCAAGGCAGATCGGAGCGAGAGTTCTTTGTCAAGTGGGTAGGACTATCCTACTGGCACTGCTCCTGGGCCAAGGAGCTTCAG CTGGAAATCTTCCATTTGGTAATGTATCGAAACTACCAGCGGAAGAATGACATGGATGAGCCTCCACCCCTGGACTACGGCTCCGGTGAGGATGATGGGAAGAGTGACAAGCGGAAAGTGAAAGATCCGCACTACGCTGAGATGGAGGAGAAGTACTATCGTTTTGGCATCAAGCCAGAGTGGATGACTGTCCACCGTATCATCAACCACAG TGTGGATAAAAAGGGGAATTACCACTATCTAGTGAAATGGAGGGACTTGCCATATGACCAGTCCACGTGGGAGGAAGATGAAATGAATATCCCTGAATATGAAGAACATAAGCAAAGCTACTGGAGACACCG AGAACTAATTATGGGGGAAGACCCTGCCCAGCCCCGCAagtataagaagaagaagaaggagctACAGGGTGATGGGCCTCCCAGTTCTCCCACTAATGAT CCCACCGTGAAATATGAGACTCAGCCACGGTTTATCACAGCCACTGGAGGCACCCTGCACATGTATCAGCTAGAAGGGCTCAACTGGCTCCGCTTCTCATGGGCCCAGGGCACCGACACCATTCTGGCTGATGAGATGGGGTTGGGCAAGACCATACAAACCATCGTCTTCCTCTACTCACTCTATAAGGAG GGCCACACGAAAGGTCCCTTCTTGGTGAGTGCCCCACTCTCGACCATCATTAACTGGGAACGGGAGTTCCAGATGTGGGCACCCAAATTCTATGTGGTGACATACACGGGTGACAAGGACAGTCGGGCCATCATTCGTGAGAATGAATTCTCCTTTGAGGACAATGCCATCAAAGGGGGCAAGAAAGCTTTTAAGATGAAG AGGGAGGCACAGGTGAAGTTCCATGTTCTCCTGACATCATATGAGCTGATCACCATTGATCAGGCAGCACTTGGTTCCATCCGCTGGGCCTGTCTTGTGGTGGATGAGGCCCATCGACTCAAGAACAACCAGTCCAAG TTTTTCAGGGTTCTCAATGGTTACAAGATAGATCATAAGTTGCTGCTGACAGGAACCCCATTGCAGAACAATCTGGAGGAGCTCTTCCATCTCTTGAACTTCCTCACCCCAGAGAGATTTAA CAACttggagggcttcctggaggagtttGCTGACATATCCAAAGAGGACCAGATCAAGAAACTGCATGATTTGCTGGGGCCACACATGCTACGGAGGCTCAAGGCAGACGTCTTTAAGAACATGCCAGCCAAGACAGAGCTCATCGTTCGGGTGGAGCTAAGCCCCATGCAGAA gaaatactacaaatacattCTGACTCGAAATTTCGAGGCCTTGAATTCACGAGGTGGTGGGAACCAGGTGTCGCTGCTGAACATCATGATGGATCTTAAGAAGTGCTGCAACCATCCATACCTTTTTCCCGTGGCTGCTATG GAGTCCCCAAAACTCCCCAGTGGGGCTTATGAGGGTGGGGCACTTATTAAGTCATCTGGGAAGCTCATGCTGCTACAGAAGATGCTTCGAAAGCTGAAGGAGCAAGGACACAGAGTGCTCATCTTCTCGCAG ATGACCAAAATGTTAGACTTGCTTGAGGACTTCTTAGACTATGAAGGCTATAAGTATGAGCGCATCGATGGTGGCATCACTGGTGCCCTGAGGCAGGAGGCCATCGATCGGTTTAATG CTCCTGGGGCCCAACAATTCTGCTTCCTCCTGTCCACCCGTGCTGGGGGCCTGGGCATCAATCTGGCCACAGCTGACACTGTCATCATCTTTGATTCTGACTGGAACCCCCATAATGACATCCAG GCCTTTAGCCGGGCTCATCGGATTGGCCAGGCCAACAAAGTGATGATTTACCGGTTTGTGACTCGTGCGTCCGTGGAAGAGCGGATCACACAAGTGGCCAAGAGAAAGATGATGCTGACACACCTGGTGGTGCGGCCCGGGCTGGGGTCCAAGGCAGGCTCCATGTCCAAGCAGGAGCTGGACGACATTCTTAAATTTGGCACCGAAGAGCTGTTCAAGGATGAAAACGAGG GAGAGAACAAGGAGGAGGACAGCAGCGTGATTCATTACGACAATGAGGCCATCGCTCGGCTGTTGGACCGGAACCAGGATGCAACTGAGGACACTGATGTGCAGAACATGAATGAGTATCTCAGCTCCTTCAAGGTGGCACAGTACGTCGTGCGGGAAGAAGACAAG ATTGAGGAAATCGAGCGAGAGATCATCAAGCAGGAGGAGAATGTGGACCCTGACTACTGGGAGAAGCTGCTGAGGCATCACTATGAGCAACAGCAGGAAGACCTGGCCCGGAATCTAGGCAAAGGCAAGCGGGTTCGCAAGCAAGTTAACTATAATGATGCTGCTCAGGAAGACCAAG ACAACCAGTCAGAATACTCGGTGGGAtcagaggaggaggatgaagactTCGATGAACGTCCCGAAG GGCGTCGACAGTCAAAGAGGCAGCTCCGGAATGAGAAAGATAAGCCACTGCCTCCACTGCTGGCCCGAGTTGGGGGCAACATTGAG GTGCTGGGCTTCAACACCCGTCAGCGGAAGGCTTTCCTCAATGCCGTGATGCGCTGGGGGATGCCACCACAGGATGCCTTCACCACGCAGTGGCTGGTGCGGGACCTGAGGGGCAAGACTGAGAAGGAGTTTAA GGCCTATGTATCTTTGTTCATGCGCCATCTATGTGAGCCTGGGGCAGACGGCTCTGAAACCTTTGCTGATGGGGTCCCTCGGGAGGGGCTGAGTCGCCAGCAGGTGTTGACCCGCATTGGAGTCATGTCTCTCGTCAAGAAGAAG GTGCAGGAGTTTGAGCACATCAATGGGCGTTGGTCAATGCCGGAACTGATGCCCGACCCCAGTGCTGACTCTAAGCGTTCCTCCAGAGCCTCCTCTCCTACCAAAACGTCTCCCACCACTCCTGAGGCTTCTGCTACCAACAGTCCCTGCACCTCTAAACCTG CTACTCCAGCTCCAAGTGAGAAAGGAGAAGGCATAAGGATACCTCTTGAGAAGGAGGAAGTTGAAAGCCAAGAGGAAAAGCCAGAGAAGAACAGCAAAATTGGGGAGAAGATGGAGACAGAG GCTGatgcccccagcccagccccatcaCTCGGGGAGCGGCTGGAGCCAAGGAAGATTCCTCTAGAGGATGAGGTGCCAGGGGTACCTGGAGAGATGGAGCCTGAACCTGGGTACCGTGGGGACAGAGAGAAGTCAG AAGATGTAAAAGGTGACCGGGAGCTTCGACCAGGGCCTCGAGATGAGCCACGGTCCAATGGGCGACGAGAGGAAAAGACCGAGAAGCCCCGGTTCATGTTCAATATCGCAGATGGTGGCTTCACAG AGCTTCACACACTGTGGCAAAATGAGGAACGGGCAGCTATTTCCTCGGGGAAACTCAATGAGATCTGGCACAGAAGACATGACTATTGGCTTCTGGCTGGGATTGTCCT CCATGGCTACGCACGGTGGCAGGACATCCAGAATGATGCTCAATTTGCCATTATCAATGAGCCATTTAAAACTGAAGCCAATAAGGGGAACTTTCTGGAGATGAAAAATAAGTTCCTGGCCCGGAGGTTCAAG CTCCTGGAGCAGGCGCTGGTGATTGAGGAGCAGCTGCGGCGGGCGGCCTACCTGAACCTGTCGCAGGAGCCGGCGCACCCCGCCATGGCCCTCCACGCCCGCTTCGCCGAGGCCGAGTGCCTGGCCGAGAGCCACCAGCACCTCTCCAAGGAGTCGCTGGCGGGGAACAAGCCGGCCAACGCCGTCCTGCACAAGG
- the CHD3 gene encoding chromodomain-helicase-DNA-binding protein 3 isoform X11 gives MRPLIAKKNPKIPMSKMMTILGAKWREFSANNPFKGSAAAVAAAAAAAAAAVAEQVSAAVSSATPIAPSGPPALPPPPAADIQPPPIRRAKTKEGKGPGHKRRSKSPRVPDGRKKLRGKKMAPLKIKLGLLGGKRKKGGSYVFQSDEGPEPEAEESDLDSGSVHSASGRPDGPVRTKKLKRGRPGRKKKKVLGCPAVAGEEEVDGYETDHQDYCEVCQQGGEIILCDTCPRAYHLVCLDPELDRAPEGKWSCPHCEKEGVQWEAKEEEEEYEEEGEEEGEKEEEDDHMEYCRVCKDGGELLCCDACISSYHIHCLNPPLPDIPNGEWLCPRCTCPVLKGRVQKILHWRWGEPPVAVPAPQQADGNPDVPPPRPLQGRSEREFFVKWVGLSYWHCSWAKELQLEIFHLVMYRNYQRKNDMDEPPPLDYGSGEDDGKSDKRKVKDPHYAEMEEKYYRFGIKPEWMTVHRIINHSVDKKGNYHYLVKWRDLPYDQSTWEEDEMNIPEYEEHKQSYWRHRELIMGEDPAQPRKYKKKKKELQGDGPPSSPTNDPTVKYETQPRFITATGGTLHMYQLEGLNWLRFSWAQGTDTILADEMGLGKTIQTIVFLYSLYKEGHTKGPFLVSAPLSTIINWEREFQMWAPKFYVVTYTGDKDSRAIIRENEFSFEDNAIKGGKKAFKMKREAQVKFHVLLTSYELITIDQAALGSIRWACLVVDEAHRLKNNQSKFFRVLNGYKIDHKLLLTGTPLQNNLEELFHLLNFLTPERFNNLEGFLEEFADISKEDQIKKLHDLLGPHMLRRLKADVFKNMPAKTELIVRVELSPMQKKYYKYILTRNFEALNSRGGGNQVSLLNIMMDLKKCCNHPYLFPVAAMESPKLPSGAYEGGALIKSSGKLMLLQKMLRKLKEQGHRVLIFSQMTKMLDLLEDFLDYEGYKYERIDGGITGALRQEAIDRFNAPGAQQFCFLLSTRAGGLGINLATADTVIIFDSDWNPHNDIQAFSRAHRIGQANKVMIYRFVTRASVEERITQVAKRKMMLTHLVVRPGLGSKAGSMSKQELDDILKFGTEELFKDENEGENKEEDSSVIHYDNEAIARLLDRNQDATEDTDVQNMNEYLSSFKVAQYVVREEDKIEEIEREIIKQEENVDPDYWEKLLRHHYEQQQEDLARNLGKGKRVRKQVNYNDAAQEDQDNQSEYSVGSEEEDEDFDERPEGRRQSKRQLRNEKDKPLPPLLARVGGNIEVLGFNTRQRKAFLNAVMRWGMPPQDAFTTQWLVRDLRGKTEKEFKAYVSLFMRHLCEPGADGSETFADGVPREGLSRQQVLTRIGVMSLVKKKVQEFEHINGRWSMPELMPDPSADSKRSSRASSPTKTSPTTPEASATNSPCTSKPATPAPSEKGEGIRIPLEKEEVESQEEKPEKNSKIGEKMETEADAPSPAPSLGERLEPRKIPLEDEVPGVPGEMEPEPGYRGDREKSATESTPGERGEEKPLDGQEHRERPEGETGDLGKREDVKGDRELRPGPRDEPRSNGRREEKTEKPRFMFNIADGGFTELHTLWQNEERAAISSGKLNEIWHRRHDYWLLAGIVLHGYARWQDIQNDAQFAIINEPFKTEANKGNFLEMKNKFLARRFKLLEQALVIEEQLRRAAYLNLSQEPAHPAMALHARFAEAECLAESHQHLSKESLAGNKPANAVLHKVLNQLEELLSDMKADVTRLPATLSRIPPIAARLQMSERSILSRLASKGTEPHPTPAFPPGPYATPPGYGAAFSAAPVGALAAAGANYSQMPAGSFITAATNGPPVLVKKEKEMVGALVSDGLDRKEPRAGEVICIDD, from the exons ATGAG GCCCCTAATTGCTAAGAAGAATCCTAAGATCCCAATGTCTAAGATGATGACCATCCTTGGGGCCAAATGGAGAGAATTCAGCGCGAACAACCCCTTCAAGGGGTCAGCAGCTGCtgtggcggcagcagcagcagcagcagcagcagctgtagCTGAGCAGGTGTCAGCTGCTGTCTCATCGGCCACCCCCATAGCACCCTCCGGACCCCCCGCCCTTCCACCACCCCCTGCTGCTGATATCCAGCCCCCACCCATCCGAAGAGCCAAAACCAAAGAGGGCAAAG GTCCAGGCCACAAGAGGCGGAGTAAGAGCCCCCGAGTGCCTGATGGACGCAAGAAGCTTCGGGGAAAGAAGATGGCACCACTCAAAATAAAACTAGGACTGCTGGGTGgcaagaggaagaagggaggctCG TATGTTTTTCAGAGTGACGAAGGTCCTGAACCAGAAGCTGAGGAGTCAGACCTGGACAGTGGCAGTGTCCACAGTGCCTCAGGCCGGCCTGATGGCCCTGTCCGCACCAAGAAACTAAAGAGAGGCCGgccaggaaggaagaagaagaagg TCCTGGGCTGTCCTGCAGTGGccggggaggaggaggttgaTGGCTACGAGACAGATCACCAGGATTACTGTGAGGTGTGCCAGCAGGGTGGGGAAATTATTCTGTGCGACACCTGCCCTCGTGCCTACCACCTCGTCTGCCTTGATCCTGAACTTGACCGGGCTCCTGAGGGCAAATGGAGCTGCCCTCACTGT GAGAAGGAGGGGGTccagtgggaggccaaggaggaagaggaagaatacgaagaggagggagaggaggaaggggagaaggaggaggaggacgatcACATGGAGTACTGCCGTGTGTGCAAGGATGGCGGGGAGCTCCTGTGCTGTGACGCGTGCATCTCCTCCTACCACATTCATTGTCTAAATCCTCCCCTGCCTGACATTCCCAATGGGGAATGGCTGTGTCCCCGATGCACA TGCCCCGTGCTGAAGGGCCGAGTGCAGAAGATCCTGCATTGGCGGTGGGGGGAGCCACCTGTAGCAGTGCCAGCCCCTCAACAGGCAGATGGAAATCCAGATGTCCCACCACCCCGTCCTCTTCAAGGCAGATCGGAGCGAGAGTTCTTTGTCAAGTGGGTAGGACTATCCTACTGGCACTGCTCCTGGGCCAAGGAGCTTCAG CTGGAAATCTTCCATTTGGTAATGTATCGAAACTACCAGCGGAAGAATGACATGGATGAGCCTCCACCCCTGGACTACGGCTCCGGTGAGGATGATGGGAAGAGTGACAAGCGGAAAGTGAAAGATCCGCACTACGCTGAGATGGAGGAGAAGTACTATCGTTTTGGCATCAAGCCAGAGTGGATGACTGTCCACCGTATCATCAACCACAG TGTGGATAAAAAGGGGAATTACCACTATCTAGTGAAATGGAGGGACTTGCCATATGACCAGTCCACGTGGGAGGAAGATGAAATGAATATCCCTGAATATGAAGAACATAAGCAAAGCTACTGGAGACACCG AGAACTAATTATGGGGGAAGACCCTGCCCAGCCCCGCAagtataagaagaagaagaaggagctACAGGGTGATGGGCCTCCCAGTTCTCCCACTAATGAT CCCACCGTGAAATATGAGACTCAGCCACGGTTTATCACAGCCACTGGAGGCACCCTGCACATGTATCAGCTAGAAGGGCTCAACTGGCTCCGCTTCTCATGGGCCCAGGGCACCGACACCATTCTGGCTGATGAGATGGGGTTGGGCAAGACCATACAAACCATCGTCTTCCTCTACTCACTCTATAAGGAG GGCCACACGAAAGGTCCCTTCTTGGTGAGTGCCCCACTCTCGACCATCATTAACTGGGAACGGGAGTTCCAGATGTGGGCACCCAAATTCTATGTGGTGACATACACGGGTGACAAGGACAGTCGGGCCATCATTCGTGAGAATGAATTCTCCTTTGAGGACAATGCCATCAAAGGGGGCAAGAAAGCTTTTAAGATGAAG AGGGAGGCACAGGTGAAGTTCCATGTTCTCCTGACATCATATGAGCTGATCACCATTGATCAGGCAGCACTTGGTTCCATCCGCTGGGCCTGTCTTGTGGTGGATGAGGCCCATCGACTCAAGAACAACCAGTCCAAG TTTTTCAGGGTTCTCAATGGTTACAAGATAGATCATAAGTTGCTGCTGACAGGAACCCCATTGCAGAACAATCTGGAGGAGCTCTTCCATCTCTTGAACTTCCTCACCCCAGAGAGATTTAA CAACttggagggcttcctggaggagtttGCTGACATATCCAAAGAGGACCAGATCAAGAAACTGCATGATTTGCTGGGGCCACACATGCTACGGAGGCTCAAGGCAGACGTCTTTAAGAACATGCCAGCCAAGACAGAGCTCATCGTTCGGGTGGAGCTAAGCCCCATGCAGAA gaaatactacaaatacattCTGACTCGAAATTTCGAGGCCTTGAATTCACGAGGTGGTGGGAACCAGGTGTCGCTGCTGAACATCATGATGGATCTTAAGAAGTGCTGCAACCATCCATACCTTTTTCCCGTGGCTGCTATG GAGTCCCCAAAACTCCCCAGTGGGGCTTATGAGGGTGGGGCACTTATTAAGTCATCTGGGAAGCTCATGCTGCTACAGAAGATGCTTCGAAAGCTGAAGGAGCAAGGACACAGAGTGCTCATCTTCTCGCAG ATGACCAAAATGTTAGACTTGCTTGAGGACTTCTTAGACTATGAAGGCTATAAGTATGAGCGCATCGATGGTGGCATCACTGGTGCCCTGAGGCAGGAGGCCATCGATCGGTTTAATG CTCCTGGGGCCCAACAATTCTGCTTCCTCCTGTCCACCCGTGCTGGGGGCCTGGGCATCAATCTGGCCACAGCTGACACTGTCATCATCTTTGATTCTGACTGGAACCCCCATAATGACATCCAG GCCTTTAGCCGGGCTCATCGGATTGGCCAGGCCAACAAAGTGATGATTTACCGGTTTGTGACTCGTGCGTCCGTGGAAGAGCGGATCACACAAGTGGCCAAGAGAAAGATGATGCTGACACACCTGGTGGTGCGGCCCGGGCTGGGGTCCAAGGCAGGCTCCATGTCCAAGCAGGAGCTGGACGACATTCTTAAATTTGGCACCGAAGAGCTGTTCAAGGATGAAAACGAGG GAGAGAACAAGGAGGAGGACAGCAGCGTGATTCATTACGACAATGAGGCCATCGCTCGGCTGTTGGACCGGAACCAGGATGCAACTGAGGACACTGATGTGCAGAACATGAATGAGTATCTCAGCTCCTTCAAGGTGGCACAGTACGTCGTGCGGGAAGAAGACAAG ATTGAGGAAATCGAGCGAGAGATCATCAAGCAGGAGGAGAATGTGGACCCTGACTACTGGGAGAAGCTGCTGAGGCATCACTATGAGCAACAGCAGGAAGACCTGGCCCGGAATCTAGGCAAAGGCAAGCGGGTTCGCAAGCAAGTTAACTATAATGATGCTGCTCAGGAAGACCAAG ACAACCAGTCAGAATACTCGGTGGGAtcagaggaggaggatgaagactTCGATGAACGTCCCGAAG GGCGTCGACAGTCAAAGAGGCAGCTCCGGAATGAGAAAGATAAGCCACTGCCTCCACTGCTGGCCCGAGTTGGGGGCAACATTGAG GTGCTGGGCTTCAACACCCGTCAGCGGAAGGCTTTCCTCAATGCCGTGATGCGCTGGGGGATGCCACCACAGGATGCCTTCACCACGCAGTGGCTGGTGCGGGACCTGAGGGGCAAGACTGAGAAGGAGTTTAA GGCCTATGTATCTTTGTTCATGCGCCATCTATGTGAGCCTGGGGCAGACGGCTCTGAAACCTTTGCTGATGGGGTCCCTCGGGAGGGGCTGAGTCGCCAGCAGGTGTTGACCCGCATTGGAGTCATGTCTCTCGTCAAGAAGAAG GTGCAGGAGTTTGAGCACATCAATGGGCGTTGGTCAATGCCGGAACTGATGCCCGACCCCAGTGCTGACTCTAAGCGTTCCTCCAGAGCCTCCTCTCCTACCAAAACGTCTCCCACCACTCCTGAGGCTTCTGCTACCAACAGTCCCTGCACCTCTAAACCTG CTACTCCAGCTCCAAGTGAGAAAGGAGAAGGCATAAGGATACCTCTTGAGAAGGAGGAAGTTGAAAGCCAAGAGGAAAAGCCAGAGAAGAACAGCAAAATTGGGGAGAAGATGGAGACAGAG GCTGatgcccccagcccagccccatcaCTCGGGGAGCGGCTGGAGCCAAGGAAGATTCCTCTAGAGGATGAGGTGCCAGGGGTACCTGGAGAGATGGAGCCTGAACCTGGGTACCGTGGGGACAGAGAGAAGTCAG CCACAGAGTCGACGCCAGGAGAAAGGGGGGAGGAGAAGCCGTTGGATGGACAGGAACACAGGGAGAGGCCGGAGGGGGAAACGGGGGATTTGGGCAAGAGAG AAGATGTAAAAGGTGACCGGGAGCTTCGACCAGGGCCTCGAGATGAGCCACGGTCCAATGGGCGACGAGAGGAAAAGACCGAGAAGCCCCGGTTCATGTTCAATATCGCAGATGGTGGCTTCACAG AGCTTCACACACTGTGGCAAAATGAGGAACGGGCAGCTATTTCCTCGGGGAAACTCAATGAGATCTGGCACAGAAGACATGACTATTGGCTTCTGGCTGGGATTGTCCT CCATGGCTACGCACGGTGGCAGGACATCCAGAATGATGCTCAATTTGCCATTATCAATGAGCCATTTAAAACTGAAGCCAATAAGGGGAACTTTCTGGAGATGAAAAATAAGTTCCTGGCCCGGAGGTTCAAG CTCCTGGAGCAGGCGCTGGTGATTGAGGAGCAGCTGCGGCGGGCGGCCTACCTGAACCTGTCGCAGGAGCCGGCGCACCCCGCCATGGCCCTCCACGCCCGCTTCGCCGAGGCCGAGTGCCTGGCCGAGAGCCACCAGCACCTCTCCAAGGAGTCGCTGGCGGGGAACAAGCCGGCCAACGCCGTCCTGCACAAGG